One stretch of Narcine bancroftii isolate sNarBan1 chromosome 8, sNarBan1.hap1, whole genome shotgun sequence DNA includes these proteins:
- the LOC138740833 gene encoding endogenous retrovirus group 3 member 1 Env polyprotein-like, whose translation MRNVYLLFCVIVTGCFLVNVTSPNLPHCIKKKGEKECKKSAIPPCSQFGCVKSYWKRGRTGKDKGEVWKVQYFEERSGTQARCLIQQETLNCLFPECSWCRNENKIYTVHLSTGEGSKRSRSPSCPPIGPICLAQLGKQGEPLVRSSWYLGRDLSKVECQNTTERPQDTPALPQGDPKDLYERARKQANKHRLGDNLWVDLHQLTVQELGVRNCWICSGPTRDGTWPWRGEPLDDRTLLASNISTIDRSREFWKLENYPQGFECLVKEHGRYPKGNLACRRWKNITSGNWVPAPPPGFLSLSNQSDVPCVPLVPINDTSDLANVGFWNCTGFNPHQAIPALTSFWENSSPSGYAPNGLYWICGNMAYTYLEPDWSGTCCIGMIPPHFHLLPPDSDEHISTRLHSPIQRRSAEIGKWGDDWPPEHIISYYGPATWAQDGSWGYQTPIYMINCLIRLQAVLEIITNQTATALDLLAEEQQQIWATVYQNRLALDYLLAAEGGVCGKLILSNCCLKIDNNGQAYLRHLFRYTETLSCTDADMAPRRWLMVA comes from the coding sequence ATGAGGAATGTGTATCTTTTATTTTGTGTTATTGTAACGGGATGTTTCTTGGTTAATGTTACATCAccaaatcttcctcactgtatTAAGAAAAAGGGGGAAAAGGAATGTAAAAAATCTGCCATACCTCCCTGTTCTCAGTTTGGTTGTGTGAAGTCCTATTGGAAAAGGGGCCGCACTGGGAAAGATAAAGGGGAAGTTTGGAAAGTTCAGTATTTTGAGGAGCGGTCAGGTACACAGGCACGATGCTTAATTCAACAGGAAACTCTAAACTGTTTATTCCCTGAATGTTCCTGGTGCAGGAACGAGAATAAAATCTATACTGTCCACCTGAGTACAGGGGAGGGCTCTAAACGGAGTAGGTCTCCATCTTGCCCACCTATTGGGCCAATATGCTTAGCTCAATTGGGAAAACAGGGGGAACCCCTTGTCAGGTCATCATGGTACCTTGGTCGGGATCTCTCTAAAGTGGAGTGCCAGAATACAACAGAGAGGCCTCAAGATACGCCTGCTCTGCCACAAGGTGATCCAAAAGATTTATACGAAAGGGCAAGAAAACAAGCCAACAAACATAGGCTCGGGGATAACCTATGGGTCGATTTGCATCAACTTACAGTCCAAGAACTTGGTGTTCGCAACTGTTGGATTTGTAGCGGACCAACCCGGGATGGAACTTGGCCATGGAGAGGTGAGCCATTAGACGATCGTACACTCCTTGCCTCCAATATTTCTACTATCGATCGATCCCGTGAGTTTTGGAAGTTGGAAAATTATCCACAAGGCTTTGAGTGTTTGGTAAAAGAACACGGCAGGTACCCAAAAGGCAATTTGGCTTGCCGGCGATGGAAAAATATCACTAGTGGAAATTGGGTTCCTGCCCCGCCTCCCGGATTCCTGTCCCTTTCTAATCAATCAGATGTTCCCTGTGTACCCCTGGTTCCCATTAATGATACATCTGACCTTGCCAATGTTGGGTTTTGGAATTGCACTGGTTTCAACCCTCATCAGGCCATTCCTGCGCTGACATCCTTCTGGGAAAATTCTAGTCCTTCCGGCTATGCACCCAACggcttatattggatttgtggtaatatggcttatacataccttgaacccgactggagtgggacttgttGTATTGGTATGATTCCACCACAtttccatcttcttcctccagattCCGATGAACATATTTCCACTCGATTACATTCCCCCATACAACGCCGCTCGGCTGAGATCGGCAAATGGGGGGATGACTGGCCCCCTGAACACATAATTTCATACTATGGACCAGCTACGTGGGCACAGGATGGTTCATGGGGGTACCAAACTCCAATTTACATGATCAATTGTCTAATCCGTTTGCAGGCTGTCCTAGAAATAATTACTAACCAGACAGCTACTGCCTTAGATTTGTTGGCAGAGGAACAACAGCAAATCTGGGCTACCGTTTATCAGAACCGCCTAGCCCTGGACTATTTattggctgcagaaggtggtgtgtgTGGCAAGCTGATTCTCTCCAATTGCTGCCTTAAAATTGATAATAATGGACAAGCTTATTTAAGACATCTCTTCAGGTATACGGAAACTCTCTCATGTACCGATGCAGACATGGCACCCCGCCGTTGGCTCATGGTTGCCTAA